A region from the Thermanaeromonas toyohensis ToBE genome encodes:
- the secF gene encoding protein translocase subunit SecF, with protein sequence MDFVGKRKLWYIISVLVIIPGLIAMLVNRPALNFGIDFTGGNLLQLKFERPVESSQVREVLKEFNLEKSSLQTAGENEFLLRTPVLGEEETSKLFSALKEKLGSFEIKRNEKVGATIGREITRNALYALIIASILMLIYIGFRFEFLFGIAAVLALVHDVLVTIGLFALFRWEVDSSFVAAILTIIGYSINDTIVIFDRIRENLRMRKKESLEELVNRSIRQSLTRTISTVTTVIIALVALLVLGGDTTKGFALAMLIGTISGTYSSIFTASPLWIDFRHLAEGRKRAVQGKIRRATSP encoded by the coding sequence ATGGATTTTGTAGGTAAACGCAAACTATGGTATATAATTTCGGTGTTGGTAATTATACCGGGGCTTATAGCCATGCTGGTTAACCGGCCAGCCCTCAATTTTGGCATTGACTTTACTGGCGGGAATCTCCTACAACTAAAATTTGAGCGCCCTGTAGAAAGCAGCCAGGTTAGGGAGGTACTAAAGGAGTTCAATTTAGAAAAGAGCTCCTTGCAGACAGCCGGGGAAAACGAGTTTCTGTTACGAACCCCTGTCCTGGGAGAGGAAGAGACCAGTAAGCTTTTTTCTGCTTTAAAAGAAAAGCTGGGAAGTTTTGAGATAAAGCGTAACGAAAAGGTAGGGGCTACAATTGGACGGGAAATAACCCGAAATGCCCTTTACGCTCTAATTATAGCTTCAATTTTAATGCTTATTTATATAGGATTCCGCTTTGAGTTTCTCTTCGGTATAGCGGCGGTCTTGGCTTTGGTCCATGATGTCCTAGTAACTATAGGGCTTTTTGCCCTTTTCCGCTGGGAAGTAGATAGTTCCTTCGTGGCGGCTATTTTAACTATTATCGGGTATTCTATTAACGATACCATTGTTATTTTCGACCGTATCCGCGAGAACTTGCGGATGCGCAAAAAAGAGAGCCTCGAGGAGCTGGTGAACAGGAGCATTAGGCAGAGCCTGACCCGCACTATTAGTACCGTAACTACTGTAATTATTGCCCTGGTGGCCCTACTCGTTTTAGGTGGAGATACTACTAAAGGCTTTGCCCTCGCCATGCTCATAGGGACCATAAGTGGGACCTACTCTTCCATTTTTACAGCCAGCCCCCTTTGGATCGATTTCCGGCACCTAGCTGAAGGACGCAAGCGAGCGGTCCAAGGTAAAATACGCCGGGCAACTTCTCCTTAA
- the secD gene encoding protein translocase subunit SecD: MSGRTGRGGNLLKVIAVFLAILALGIGALPPLLKAMKLGLDLQGGVHVVVEAKDTPEHKVTGEDMEALQRVMRNRVDELGLAEPLIQREGSRRLIIELAGASDPEEAVKVIGKTALLEFKTSDGRVVVSGKDLKDAKALIDPRTQEPEVALKFNTEGTKKFAEVTTELVQKYNHTDPRRRIGIYLDNQLLTNPVVDEPIPSGEAVIRGGFADFKEAANLAALLRGGALPVPVQIEERRAVGPTLGQDSLIKSEKAAIVGLVAIALFMLIVYRLPGLVANFSLIVYAVLVLAALWALKATLTLPGIAGLLLSVAMALDANILIYERLKEELRNGKTLRAAVDAGFKRAFVTIFDSNATTVLAAIVLYFLGSGTVRGFAITLSLGIAISMFTAITLTRTLLHLIISVPLFSRNLWLYGAHVKAGPVELEGVK, from the coding sequence TTGTCAGGGAGAACTGGAAGAGGAGGGAACCTCCTTAAAGTTATAGCTGTTTTTTTAGCTATCCTTGCCTTAGGTATAGGAGCGCTGCCACCGCTTCTTAAGGCCATGAAACTAGGTTTAGATTTGCAGGGTGGCGTTCATGTAGTGGTAGAAGCCAAAGATACCCCAGAGCACAAGGTAACTGGCGAGGATATGGAGGCCCTACAGCGGGTTATGCGCAATCGGGTGGACGAGCTAGGGCTGGCTGAACCCCTTATCCAGAGGGAGGGAAGCCGCAGGCTTATTATTGAGCTCGCAGGTGCGAGTGATCCAGAAGAAGCAGTTAAAGTCATTGGTAAGACGGCTTTGCTGGAGTTTAAAACCAGTGATGGCCGAGTAGTGGTGAGCGGTAAGGACCTTAAGGATGCCAAGGCCCTTATAGATCCGCGTACTCAAGAGCCTGAGGTGGCCTTAAAATTCAACACCGAGGGTACTAAAAAATTCGCCGAGGTTACCACAGAGCTGGTCCAGAAATATAACCATACCGATCCCCGGAGGAGAATCGGTATTTACCTGGATAATCAACTTCTGACCAACCCGGTAGTAGATGAACCTATTCCCAGCGGGGAAGCTGTGATCCGGGGTGGATTTGCTGACTTTAAAGAAGCTGCCAACTTGGCTGCTCTCTTGCGCGGTGGTGCTCTCCCGGTACCTGTACAGATTGAGGAACGCAGGGCAGTAGGCCCTACCTTAGGCCAAGATTCCTTAATTAAAAGCGAGAAGGCAGCTATTGTAGGGCTGGTGGCCATCGCCTTATTTATGCTGATAGTCTACCGCCTGCCGGGGCTAGTAGCTAACTTTTCCCTTATAGTTTACGCTGTCCTTGTCCTGGCTGCGCTGTGGGCTTTAAAGGCCACCCTGACCTTACCTGGTATCGCTGGTTTGCTTTTATCTGTAGCCATGGCTCTAGATGCTAATATTTTGATCTACGAGCGCCTTAAGGAAGAATTGCGTAATGGTAAGACCTTACGTGCGGCAGTGGATGCCGGTTTCAAACGAGCTTTTGTTACTATCTTTGATTCTAATGCTACAACTGTTTTAGCCGCCATCGTCCTTTACTTCTTAGGCAGTGGAACTGTTCGCGGGTTCGCCATAACCCTTTCTTTAGGTATCGCCATCAGCATGTTTACAGCCATAACCTTGACCAGAACCCTGCTCCACCTAATTATCAGCGTACCTCTTTTTAGTCGGAACTTGTGGCTTTATGGTGCCCATGTAAAAGCTGGGCCGGTAGAACTAGAAGGGGTGAAGTAA
- a CDS encoding HD domain-containing protein, producing MVTLEDVKRDPEVEAFVRQGNEHLGALGYTEHGHRHLGLVASISHNVLARLGYPERLAELASIAGYLHDIGNVISRQNHGQAGALLSYNILRRLGMDAGEMALVLGAIGNHEEEYGQAVNPVAAALILADKSDVHRSRVRNRELATFDLHDRVNYAVEHSFLRVDEKHKTITLELEIDLEISKPAEYFEIFLTRMMMCRRAAAFLSCQFGLVINQTRLL from the coding sequence CTGGTTACCTTAGAGGATGTTAAAAGGGATCCTGAAGTAGAGGCTTTTGTACGCCAGGGTAACGAGCACCTGGGAGCTTTAGGTTATACTGAACATGGCCACCGGCATTTAGGGCTGGTGGCCAGCATTAGTCACAATGTCCTAGCTAGGCTAGGTTATCCGGAAAGGTTAGCTGAGTTAGCTTCCATCGCCGGTTATCTCCATGATATAGGTAATGTCATAAGCCGGCAAAACCATGGTCAGGCCGGCGCCCTTTTGTCTTATAATATCTTGCGAAGGCTAGGGATGGATGCTGGGGAGATGGCCCTGGTATTGGGAGCCATTGGAAACCATGAAGAAGAGTATGGCCAGGCGGTAAACCCCGTGGCTGCTGCTTTAATTCTGGCTGATAAATCCGATGTGCACCGTTCACGGGTAAGGAACCGGGAGCTAGCCACTTTTGACCTCCATGACAGGGTAAATTACGCGGTAGAACACTCTTTTCTCCGGGTGGACGAAAAGCACAAAACCATTACCTTGGAATTAGAGATTGACCTGGAGATAAGTAAACCGGCCGAGTATTTCGAGATCTTTCTTACCCGTATGATGATGTGCCGCCGGGCAGCAGCTTTCTTAAGTTGCCAGTTCGGCCTGGTCATAAACCAAACCAGGCTCCTTTAG
- the yajC gene encoding preprotein translocase subunit YajC translates to MQQAQAWGWTIFYLIFFFAIFYLLVIRPQQKQQKKRQEMLSKLKVDDRVVTIGGIHGRITKIKDRTVMIRIADKVEIELDKNAISYVPGQEAK, encoded by the coding sequence ATGCAGCAGGCGCAAGCCTGGGGATGGACTATTTTCTACTTGATCTTTTTCTTTGCCATTTTTTATCTCCTGGTGATACGACCGCAGCAGAAGCAGCAGAAAAAGCGGCAGGAGATGCTAAGTAAATTAAAGGTGGATGATCGGGTCGTCACCATCGGTGGCATCCATGGCCGGATTACCAAGATAAAAGATAGGACGGTGATGATCCGGATCGCAGACAAGGTAGAGATAGAGCTAGATAAGAACGCTATATCCTATGTCCCTGGGCAGGAGGCGAAATAA
- the tgt gene encoding tRNA guanosine(34) transglycosylase Tgt: MTPVSFEVIKVEKTFGARLGRLITPHGVVHTPVFMPVGTQATVKTMTPEEVESLGAEIILSNTYHLYLRPGAEVIREAGGLHRFMNWHRPILTDSGGFQVFSLASLREVRPEGVLFRSHLDGSTHFMGPQESMAVQEALGSDIAMAFDECVAYPASYEEVEAAVERTTRWAEECLKVHKRQDQAVFGIIQGGVFPDLRRRSAQEITSLDFPGYGIGGLSVGEPKSMMYAILEELRPFLPESKPRYLMGVGSPDCLLEGVKRGIDMFDCVLPTRIARNGTVLTSRGKLVVRNAIYARDFRPLDPECDCYTCRNFTRAYIRHLIKANEVLGLRLTTIHNLYFIFRLMDRIRQAIAEDRLLEMSEEFYSRYQATEGGEENF, encoded by the coding sequence TTGACACCTGTCTCCTTTGAAGTAATAAAGGTTGAGAAAACCTTTGGAGCCCGGCTGGGCCGGTTGATAACACCCCATGGAGTTGTGCATACACCAGTTTTTATGCCTGTGGGAACCCAGGCTACAGTGAAAACCATGACACCTGAAGAAGTAGAATCTCTAGGTGCGGAAATAATCTTGAGCAATACTTACCACCTTTACCTTAGGCCAGGGGCTGAAGTTATTCGCGAGGCCGGGGGCTTGCACCGGTTTATGAATTGGCACCGTCCTATCTTAACCGATAGCGGCGGTTTCCAAGTTTTTAGCCTCGCTAGTCTCCGGGAGGTACGTCCCGAGGGTGTTCTTTTCCGTTCCCACTTGGATGGTTCAACCCATTTTATGGGGCCACAAGAATCTATGGCTGTCCAAGAAGCCCTGGGCTCAGATATTGCCATGGCCTTTGATGAATGTGTGGCCTATCCAGCCAGTTATGAAGAAGTTGAAGCGGCGGTGGAAAGGACTACCCGTTGGGCTGAAGAATGCCTTAAGGTGCATAAACGACAGGATCAAGCTGTATTCGGTATTATCCAGGGAGGGGTTTTTCCTGATCTTAGACGGCGCAGCGCCCAGGAGATAACTTCTTTGGATTTTCCGGGATACGGTATTGGGGGCTTAAGTGTAGGGGAACCTAAAAGTATGATGTATGCTATACTGGAAGAGCTACGCCCCTTTTTACCGGAGAGCAAGCCCCGTTATCTTATGGGCGTAGGTTCACCCGACTGCCTTCTAGAAGGGGTAAAAAGGGGTATCGATATGTTCGATTGTGTACTCCCTACTAGGATAGCCCGCAATGGTACTGTCTTGACCAGCCGGGGGAAGTTGGTGGTACGGAACGCTATTTATGCCCGGGATTTCCGCCCTTTGGATCCAGAATGCGATTGCTACACTTGCCGTAATTTTACCCGGGCTTATATCCGTCACCTTATAAAGGCTAATGAAGTTTTAGGATTACGCCTTACAACTATTCATAACCTCTACTTCATTTTCCGCCTTATGGACCGTATAAGGCAGGCCATAGCCGAAGACCGCCTTTTAGAGATGAGCGAAGAGTTTTATTCCCGTTACCAGGCTACCGAAGGTGGGGAAGAAAATTTCTAA
- the queA gene encoding tRNA preQ1(34) S-adenosylmethionine ribosyltransferase-isomerase QueA — protein MRVEDFDYYLPPELIAQHPVEPRDASRLLVLHRKAGMLEHRRFYELPLYLKPGDILVLNDTRVIPARLLGKKAETGGQVELLLLRPLRRDCWEALVRPGRRIPPGTELLFGQGELRAKVLERTPQGGRLVEFKYEGEWEEILGRLGEVPLPPYIKEKLPDPERYQTVYASRPGSVAAPTAGLHFTPRLLKELKEKGVKIVYILLHVGLGTFRPVKEEVVEKHRMHAEYFCVDPEAARTINEARRQGGRVIAVGTTVVRTLETAATPEGEIKPREGLTELFIYPGYRFKAVDGLITNFHLPRSTLLMLVCAFAGRERVLEAYQVAIKERYRFYSFGDAMLIL, from the coding sequence ATGCGGGTAGAGGATTTCGATTATTATTTGCCCCCTGAACTCATAGCTCAGCACCCTGTGGAGCCGCGGGATGCCTCGCGGCTCCTTGTGCTACACCGCAAGGCGGGGATGTTAGAACACCGGCGGTTTTATGAACTACCTTTGTATCTTAAGCCGGGGGATATCTTGGTTCTCAATGATACTAGAGTAATTCCAGCTAGGCTCTTAGGAAAAAAAGCGGAAACAGGAGGGCAGGTAGAACTTCTCCTCCTTAGGCCTTTGAGGCGAGACTGTTGGGAAGCCTTGGTTCGGCCGGGCCGCCGGATACCACCAGGTACAGAACTTCTTTTTGGCCAGGGAGAGCTTAGGGCTAAAGTCTTGGAACGTACACCACAGGGAGGTCGCTTAGTGGAATTTAAATATGAAGGAGAGTGGGAGGAAATATTAGGGAGGTTGGGAGAAGTTCCCTTACCTCCTTATATCAAAGAGAAACTACCTGACCCTGAACGTTACCAGACAGTTTACGCTTCCAGGCCTGGTTCCGTAGCCGCTCCTACAGCTGGCCTTCACTTCACCCCCCGACTGCTTAAAGAGCTTAAAGAAAAGGGGGTAAAGATTGTTTACATCCTGCTCCATGTGGGGCTGGGAACCTTTCGGCCGGTAAAGGAAGAAGTGGTAGAAAAACATAGGATGCATGCTGAATATTTTTGTGTGGATCCGGAGGCAGCCAGGACCATAAACGAGGCCCGGAGACAAGGGGGACGGGTGATAGCTGTAGGTACTACAGTTGTCCGCACCTTGGAGACAGCAGCTACACCGGAAGGAGAGATTAAGCCTCGAGAGGGTCTTACCGAACTTTTTATTTACCCAGGCTATCGCTTTAAAGCTGTGGATGGACTTATTACCAATTTTCACTTGCCCCGTTCTACATTACTTATGCTGGTGTGTGCCTTTGCTGGGCGAGAGAGGGTATTAGAAGCCTACCAAGTAGCTATTAAAGAGCGTTACCGCTTTTATAGCTTTGGCGATGCCATGCTAATTCTTTAG
- a CDS encoding SpoIID/LytB domain-containing protein yields the protein MGEGFLRGKFKRWCWVILVSLGLASFSPGARADTVQPPYIRVLLDQGLSQVSFQVIQGGYQLLDEQGKEIARPVVGEAWEARTIDGKLFLIRQGQTLPQTFTGVVELRPQDEKTFNLFLYQGERLRGSLKIFLKPEGLATVNTLDLEQYLYGVVGPEMAVSTGTGEPGLEEALKAQAVVSRSYALSCLGSGGYYDVTDDTYTQVYRGYEAELVPGADKVKKAVDATRGQVIYYEGKLVKAYFHSNAGGYTEDSENVWSEALPYLRGVPSPEDEYALRFGGWIASTYSWSKTLTREEVQGMIKAWLERTGQTAELGDIIDLITSRERRDGSTPTVSGRVTRLEIVGTRGKAIAYRDRIRSVLGLRSTLFTLEMDSTVTILDGQGNKRELNYAGELKAVGAGGNPLSLNGPASEYAVAGAEGARMVPKIFQRVLIQGRGYGHGLGLSQWGARGMAAKGFSYRDIIEHYYNQGRYDGKLTIGPYTRRL from the coding sequence ATGGGGGAAGGGTTCTTGAGGGGTAAATTTAAGCGTTGGTGTTGGGTAATACTAGTATCCTTAGGGCTTGCTAGTTTTTCCCCAGGGGCCAGGGCAGATACAGTCCAGCCTCCTTACATCCGGGTTCTTTTAGATCAGGGCCTATCCCAGGTCAGTTTCCAGGTAATACAAGGTGGGTACCAATTGCTCGATGAGCAAGGGAAAGAGATCGCCCGGCCAGTGGTAGGGGAAGCTTGGGAAGCGCGGACCATAGATGGAAAGCTATTTCTTATACGGCAAGGGCAAACTTTGCCCCAGACTTTTACTGGGGTGGTAGAATTACGCCCCCAGGACGAAAAAACTTTTAATCTTTTCCTTTACCAGGGCGAACGCTTACGGGGTAGCCTAAAGATCTTTCTTAAGCCGGAAGGATTAGCTACAGTTAATACTTTAGATTTAGAGCAATATCTTTATGGAGTGGTGGGACCAGAGATGGCGGTAAGTACAGGGACTGGGGAGCCTGGACTTGAAGAGGCCCTTAAGGCCCAAGCAGTAGTTTCCCGGTCCTACGCCCTAAGTTGCTTAGGCTCCGGGGGATATTACGATGTAACTGATGATACCTACACCCAGGTATATCGGGGATATGAGGCTGAGCTTGTGCCTGGGGCCGATAAGGTTAAAAAGGCGGTAGATGCTACCCGGGGCCAGGTTATCTATTATGAAGGTAAATTAGTGAAGGCTTATTTTCATTCCAATGCCGGAGGCTATACGGAAGATAGTGAAAATGTATGGTCGGAAGCTCTTCCTTACCTTCGCGGGGTACCTTCACCAGAGGATGAATACGCCTTACGCTTCGGAGGTTGGATAGCTAGCACTTATAGCTGGAGCAAAACCTTGACCCGGGAGGAAGTACAAGGTATGATCAAGGCGTGGCTTGAGCGCACAGGGCAAACTGCTGAGCTAGGGGATATAATAGACCTCATTACTTCCCGGGAGCGGCGGGACGGGAGCACCCCTACAGTCTCTGGACGGGTGACCCGCCTAGAGATAGTGGGGACTAGGGGTAAGGCTATAGCCTACCGGGATAGGATACGCTCTGTCCTCGGCCTCCGCAGCACCCTCTTTACTTTAGAGATGGACTCTACGGTCACCATCCTGGACGGCCAGGGGAACAAGCGCGAGCTAAATTATGCTGGTGAGTTAAAGGCAGTAGGGGCCGGAGGAAATCCCTTAAGTTTAAACGGTCCTGCTAGCGAATATGCGGTAGCTGGTGCTGAAGGAGCACGTATGGTGCCTAAAATATTCCAGAGGGTGCTTATCCAGGGCCGGGGTTACGGCCATGGTTTAGGCTTAAGCCAGTGGGGAGCACGGGGGATGGCGGCTAAAGGATTTAGTTACCGGGATATTATTGAACATTATTATAATCAGGGAAGGTATGACGGTAAGCTAACTATTGGGCCCTATACCAGAAGATTATAG
- a CDS encoding anti-sigma factor domain-containing protein yields the protein MGADERGLVLEIRGKEAIVLTPQGEFRRVRVPQPFPSIGEEIMLPPASSWTWARMKFAATAVALVFLAWGLSRIFSPGILARQQPAFYVAIDINPSLELVLNTQEKVMEANSLNTDGKVLLEGLNLRGQDVQDALRTLAKVALEKGYLRPGEEGFLLVSVVPGKETEEGIEAGDRLAGRLAKVAEEVLRAERVEPVVKAGTFKVELRKQAARLGLSPGKYALFLKALEAGLPVTVEALKERGALKALRQAGADPQKLWDSIVPDVRDKGEQHFNPVSPKEGSHVLERENRENKEGLPKKNLPPLPEGRLEEKPSRESPGVEKEGQDIGTAQKRGETGKAPIVFPKREETPGKKGDAFSPQDIKVNPEHPSKGVRIPERMEENKEGNRGIKEQSKE from the coding sequence ATGGGGGCTGATGAAAGGGGGCTCGTTTTGGAGATCCGGGGAAAAGAAGCGATAGTCCTAACACCCCAGGGAGAATTCCGGCGGGTCAGGGTTCCCCAACCTTTCCCGAGTATAGGGGAGGAGATAATGTTACCACCGGCATCTTCCTGGACGTGGGCTCGGATGAAGTTTGCTGCCACGGCTGTAGCTTTAGTTTTTCTAGCTTGGGGTCTTTCCCGTATCTTTAGCCCTGGTATACTAGCAAGACAGCAGCCTGCTTTTTACGTAGCTATAGACATTAACCCTAGCCTTGAACTGGTCCTGAATACCCAGGAGAAAGTGATGGAGGCTAACTCCCTTAACACTGATGGAAAAGTTTTACTAGAAGGGCTTAACCTAAGAGGGCAAGATGTACAAGACGCCCTAAGGACCTTAGCCAAGGTAGCTCTAGAGAAGGGCTACTTACGGCCGGGGGAAGAAGGGTTTCTTTTAGTTAGTGTAGTTCCTGGAAAAGAAACAGAAGAGGGGATAGAGGCTGGAGACCGGTTGGCGGGTAGGTTGGCTAAAGTGGCTGAGGAGGTATTACGGGCCGAACGTGTGGAACCTGTGGTTAAGGCAGGAACCTTTAAGGTAGAACTACGGAAACAGGCAGCCAGATTAGGTCTTTCCCCAGGAAAATACGCTTTGTTTTTAAAGGCTTTAGAAGCTGGACTACCGGTTACGGTGGAGGCTCTAAAAGAGAGAGGGGCTTTAAAGGCTCTCCGCCAGGCCGGAGCCGATCCTCAAAAGCTTTGGGATTCTATTGTACCGGATGTTAGGGACAAGGGGGAGCAGCATTTTAATCCAGTTAGTCCAAAAGAAGGAAGTCATGTCCTAGAAAGAGAAAATAGAGAAAATAAAGAGGGCCTACCTAAGAAGAATCTCCCACCACTGCCAGAAGGAAGGCTGGAGGAAAAGCCTTCAAGGGAGAGCCCAGGGGTAGAGAAGGAAGGTCAAGATATAGGAACAGCTCAGAAGAGGGGAGAAACGGGGAAGGCTCCTATAGTATTTCCAAAGAGAGAAGAAACCCCTGGGAAGAAAGGGGATGCGTTTAGCCCACAGGATATAAAGGTTAACCCCGAACACCCTAGTAAAGGTGTTAGAATCCCGGAAAGGATGGAGGAAAATAAAGAAGGGAATAGGGGAATAAAGGAACAAAGCAAAGAATAG
- the sigI gene encoding RNA polymerase sigma-I factor: MRQLPLGADPNHLLSLARKGNDLAREELIRKFTPFILNIVSRLSGRFVRLGEDDEASIGLMAFNEAIDTYDPRKGVSFLTLAETVIRRRIIDYFRQEERHRQHLATQDIQVSSTPEDHHWAWELVDRREEIVRYQKELASYGISFADLVRNCPRHQDARQRALACARTIADNPLLRRYLEEKKELPLKALGHNLKTSRKTLERHRKYIIALALIIMGDYDYLKEYISQAERGESNGG, from the coding sequence GTGAGGCAATTGCCACTGGGAGCCGATCCTAACCACCTCCTTTCTTTAGCCCGGAAGGGTAACGATCTAGCCCGGGAAGAGTTGATCCGGAAGTTCACCCCTTTTATCCTAAACATCGTCTCCCGACTAAGCGGCCGCTTTGTACGCCTGGGGGAGGATGATGAAGCTAGCATTGGGCTTATGGCCTTTAATGAAGCCATCGATACTTACGATCCCCGTAAAGGTGTTTCTTTTTTAACCCTTGCGGAGACAGTAATCAGACGGCGGATAATTGACTATTTCCGGCAGGAAGAAAGGCACCGCCAGCACCTCGCTACCCAAGATATACAGGTTTCATCCACTCCAGAAGACCACCACTGGGCTTGGGAACTGGTGGATCGCCGGGAAGAGATAGTCCGGTACCAGAAGGAGCTGGCCTCTTATGGGATCTCCTTTGCGGACCTGGTACGGAACTGTCCCCGCCACCAGGATGCCCGCCAACGGGCCCTGGCTTGTGCACGGACCATTGCTGATAATCCCCTTTTACGGCGCTATTTAGAGGAAAAGAAGGAATTACCTCTTAAAGCTTTAGGCCATAATCTTAAAACCAGTCGTAAAACCCTGGAACGTCACCGTAAGTACATAATAGCTTTAGCCCTTATAATTATGGGGGATTATGATTATCTCAAAGAATACATTAGTCAGGCCGAAAGGGGTGAAAGCAATGGGGGCTGA
- a CDS encoding DUF2905 domain-containing protein has product MGDFSFLGKMLVGMGIFIALMGLMVLGLGKLFSLGRLPGDIYIQKGNFTFYFPLVTSLVLSLILTLVLNLLFRR; this is encoded by the coding sequence ATGGGTGACTTTAGTTTCTTGGGCAAAATGCTTGTAGGAATGGGAATTTTTATAGCCCTCATGGGCCTTATGGTCTTAGGCCTGGGTAAGCTATTTTCCTTGGGCAGGTTGCCAGGGGATATATATATCCAGAAGGGCAACTTTACCTTTTATTTTCCTCTTGTTACCTCCCTGGTGCTAAGCCTTATCCTAACCCTAGTGTTAAATCTGCTCTTCCGGCGTTAA